One genomic segment of Candidatus Hydrogenedentota bacterium includes these proteins:
- a CDS encoding pyridoxamine 5'-phosphate oxidase family protein: MLPEKYSQILSHEGVVAIATVGADGPHLINTWNTYVQVRDDRLLIPVGMMQQTEKNLADDDRILLTAGTREVEGSRGAGAGFLIKGTGAFHTSGEAFDTVHSKFPWARAALVVTVQSHAQTL; the protein is encoded by the coding sequence ATGTTACCCGAAAAATATTCACAGATACTCTCCCATGAAGGTGTAGTCGCAATTGCCACCGTGGGCGCTGACGGTCCCCACCTCATTAACACGTGGAATACCTATGTGCAAGTACGGGATGACAGGCTCTTGATTCCCGTGGGAATGATGCAGCAAACAGAAAAGAATCTTGCCGACGACGATCGTATTCTCTTGACTGCAGGCACCCGAGAGGTGGAAGGTTCGCGGGGCGCAGGCGCCGGTTTCCTCATCAAAGGTACAGGTGCCTTCCACACCTCAGGAGAAGCTTTTGACACCGTCCACAGCAAGTTCCCCTGGGCACGTGCCGCCTTGGTCGTGACCGTTCAAAGTCACGCGCAAACTCTTTAA